From Bacillota bacterium, a single genomic window includes:
- a CDS encoding carbohydrate ABC transporter permease yields the protein MFPLIWLLSTSLKLDTDIFKVPPDIIPNPVNWNNYVRMWTYFPFLQFLKNTVFVVFMNVTGVVITAPLVGYSFARLRWPGRDALFILVLATMMIPGQVTMIPLYVLYSRWGMVDTYYPLWLGAWFGGGAFNVFLVRQFFMTIPQSLEESAKIDGANQFQIYTKIMLPLVRPVLTTISIFRFMGAWNDFMGPLIYINDQSKYTLSLGLRLFQAQTSGATSEFGMLMAATALMILPVIVFFFIGQKHFIEGVTLTGIKG from the coding sequence ATGTTTCCACTAATTTGGCTGCTCTCCACTTCCCTCAAATTGGATACAGATATTTTCAAAGTTCCCCCGGACATCATTCCCAATCCGGTGAATTGGAATAACTACGTACGCATGTGGACTTACTTCCCTTTCCTGCAATTTCTCAAGAACACAGTGTTTGTTGTATTTATGAATGTTACCGGTGTAGTGATTACCGCGCCATTAGTGGGATATTCCTTTGCGCGGCTGCGTTGGCCAGGACGAGATGCCCTCTTTATCTTGGTGTTAGCCACCATGATGATTCCCGGTCAAGTAACTATGATTCCCCTGTATGTCCTTTACTCCCGGTGGGGAATGGTTGACACCTATTATCCCCTCTGGCTGGGAGCATGGTTTGGAGGGGGAGCCTTCAACGTTTTCTTGGTGCGGCAGTTTTTTATGACGATACCCCAGTCGCTGGAGGAAAGCGCCAAGATCGATGGAGCCAATCAGTTTCAGATCTATACCAAGATTATGCTTCCCCTGGTTCGACCGGTACTTACCACTATTTCCATCTTTCGGTTCATGGGAGCCTGGAATGACTTCATGGGCCCATTGATTTACATCAACGACCAAAGCAAGTATACGCTGTCTTTAGGACTGCGACTATTTCAAGCCCAGACCTCAGGAGCCACCAGCGAGTTTGGTATGCTGATGGCTGCCACCGCGTTGATGATTCTGCCGGTAATTGTCTTCTTCTTCATAGGTCAGAAGCACTTTATTGAAGGTGTTACCTTAACGGGAATCAAGGGTTAA
- a CDS encoding S9 family peptidase has product MKKRPFSPEDLYRFKSPGGVQVSSDGQYTAYVVQRCDQEKDETLTDIFITNNTTLASKQLTFSGKESAPAFSPDGKRLAFISSRSGKSQIWLIPIDGGEAWCLETKEAVSGPLVWTPDGKHIIYSAEVFSQDRQTWTPYPGAPDYDRERLAQLADKVHRKNTKDENEEDKKANEVKVITRFHYRHDGEGYFGHSRRQVFITPVPGAPVLDWKPQSRQITEGDYDHSSPTVSPDGKYIVVSARRTDTADYDQKSDLWLFELASGRGHLLYDAPGPCYSPKWSWDGKYIAFMGHDSKFSVSTTTDLWIIDVSQYLTQLQTQGESQPLTADAAQNITRPMDRPVGGAGSEIGFRGGASITWQGDRLVFLMCDRGAGGIYQVVPGGETQALLVDRALSVASVAAGQETIAYIASAPNQPDELYLLREDPVPVTQLNTELMAGITLGDWEEFQYSSDDGQPIDGWLLYPADFDPARKYPLVLLIHGGPHGSYGPTFMFTAQVFTAQGYVVLYTNPRGSDTYGQEFTKWIDKNWGDRDYADVMAGVDAAINRGFIDPERMFVHGWSYGGYLSCWIATQTNRFKAICAGASVTNMLSGYGTSDITLADEYEYGGQPWRDYEHLIKHSPIGHVSNVDTPIMLMHGEGDLRVAPSQTEEFYIALRRLGKEAIMIRYPGEYHGPRRLIHRLDRFQRLVAWFNYYRDL; this is encoded by the coding sequence GTGAAAAAACGCCCTTTCAGTCCCGAAGATTTGTACCGGTTCAAAAGCCCTGGCGGAGTCCAAGTCTCCTCCGACGGACAATACACTGCCTACGTGGTGCAACGCTGTGATCAGGAGAAAGACGAGACCCTAACCGACATTTTCATCACTAACAACACCACTCTAGCCTCCAAACAACTGACCTTTTCAGGGAAGGAGTCTGCCCCTGCCTTTTCGCCCGACGGGAAGCGGCTGGCTTTCATCTCATCCCGGTCAGGCAAAAGCCAAATCTGGCTGATCCCCATCGATGGTGGAGAGGCCTGGTGCCTTGAGACTAAAGAGGCTGTTTCCGGCCCCCTGGTATGGACCCCCGATGGCAAGCACATCATCTACAGTGCTGAGGTTTTCAGTCAGGATCGGCAAACCTGGACGCCCTACCCCGGAGCACCGGACTATGACCGGGAGCGGTTAGCCCAGCTAGCTGACAAGGTCCATAGGAAAAACACCAAGGATGAAAACGAAGAAGACAAGAAGGCCAATGAAGTTAAGGTGATTACCCGCTTTCATTACCGCCATGATGGTGAGGGTTATTTCGGCCACAGTCGCAGGCAAGTGTTCATCACTCCTGTCCCCGGGGCACCGGTCCTCGATTGGAAACCCCAGAGCCGGCAGATTACCGAAGGAGATTACGATCATAGCAGTCCGACAGTGTCGCCCGACGGCAAGTACATCGTCGTTAGCGCCCGACGCACCGACACCGCCGACTATGATCAAAAGTCCGATCTCTGGTTATTTGAACTAGCCAGCGGCCGCGGTCATCTTCTCTATGATGCTCCCGGACCCTGCTACAGCCCTAAGTGGTCCTGGGACGGTAAGTATATCGCCTTCATGGGTCATGACAGCAAGTTCAGTGTCTCCACTACTACGGACCTGTGGATTATCGATGTGAGTCAGTACCTAACTCAACTGCAAACCCAGGGAGAGTCCCAACCCCTTACCGCCGATGCAGCGCAAAACATAACCCGGCCCATGGATCGACCCGTCGGAGGCGCGGGCTCCGAGATCGGCTTCCGAGGCGGAGCCAGCATCACCTGGCAAGGGGACCGACTGGTTTTCCTGATGTGCGATCGGGGTGCTGGGGGAATCTATCAGGTTGTGCCCGGAGGGGAGACCCAGGCGTTACTGGTGGATAGGGCCCTTTCCGTAGCCAGTGTTGCCGCTGGCCAGGAGACCATCGCCTATATTGCCTCTGCTCCCAATCAACCCGATGAACTGTATCTATTGCGGGAAGACCCGGTCCCCGTTACCCAACTTAACACCGAACTGATGGCCGGCATCACCCTGGGGGACTGGGAGGAATTCCAGTACAGCAGCGATGACGGTCAGCCCATCGACGGATGGCTCCTATACCCGGCGGACTTTGATCCCGCAAGGAAATATCCCTTGGTGCTGCTGATTCACGGAGGACCCCATGGTTCCTATGGGCCTACCTTCATGTTTACTGCCCAGGTTTTTACCGCCCAAGGCTATGTAGTCCTGTACACCAACCCCAGAGGCAGTGACACCTACGGGCAAGAATTCACCAAATGGATAGATAAGAACTGGGGAGATAGAGACTACGCCGACGTCATGGCCGGCGTAGATGCAGCCATCAACCGTGGATTCATTGATCCAGAGCGAATGTTCGTTCATGGCTGGTCCTACGGTGGATATTTATCCTGCTGGATAGCAACTCAAACGAATCGGTTCAAAGCGATTTGTGCCGGGGCCAGCGTCACCAATATGCTCAGCGGCTATGGCACCTCTGATATCACGTTAGCCGATGAATACGAATATGGAGGGCAACCCTGGCGTGACTATGAGCACTTGATCAAGCACTCTCCCATCGGCCACGTGAGCAATGTGGACACACCAATCATGCTCATGCACGGGGAAGGAGACCTCAGGGTAGCTCCCTCCCAAACGGAGGAGTTCTATATTGCCTTGAGGCGGCTGGGCAAAGAGGCAATCATGATCCGATATCCCGGCGAGTATCATGGGCCACGGCGCCTGATCCATCGTCTAGACCGGTTCCAACGACTAGTCGCCTGGTTCAACTACTATCGGGATCTCTAG
- a CDS encoding glycoside hydrolase family 32 protein, with protein MQPTPVDPFRPKYHFSPKANWMNDPNGLVYYQGEYHLFYQHNPHDTVWGPMHWGHAVSRDLLRWEHLPIALAPDEKGTIFSGSAVVDWKDTSGFFGGKSGLVAIFTHHYEDPTTGGTTQSQSLAYSTDRGRTWHKYEHNPVLQDATAKDFRDPKVFWYEPDSKWVMVLAVGDHLRFYSSTNLTDWQYLSSFSAGSREGVWECPDLFPLPIEGTNQRKWVLEVGINPGHIAGGSGGQYFIGEFDGKHFINDNPPETVLWLDYGKDHYAGTSWSDIPKEDGRRLWLGWMSNWQYANHIPTKGWRNAATLPRELTLRKGPEGLRLVQRPVRELESWRQPLYTGTHKVLTPGCNPLQHLTARAYEIRAEFELDAATEFGFRVRRSGDEFTAIRYDVRGKKLIVDRTHSGIVDFSQDFPNLCSAPLAPIAGVIQLHILVDSCSVEVFGNDGALSITELIFPAPDSTGMEVYCLGGPVKLLNLEINRISAD; from the coding sequence ATGCAACCAACGCCAGTGGATCCCTTTCGGCCCAAGTACCACTTTTCACCGAAGGCTAACTGGATGAATGATCCTAATGGACTGGTCTATTACCAGGGCGAGTATCATCTTTTCTATCAACATAACCCCCACGACACCGTCTGGGGGCCGATGCATTGGGGGCATGCCGTTAGCCGGGATCTTTTGCGGTGGGAGCACCTTCCTATCGCCTTAGCACCGGACGAAAAGGGGACCATCTTCTCCGGTAGTGCTGTGGTGGACTGGAAGGACACCAGCGGTTTCTTTGGTGGCAAGTCCGGCTTGGTCGCCATTTTCACCCACCACTATGAGGATCCCACTACCGGAGGGACTACCCAAAGCCAAAGCCTGGCCTATAGCACCGACCGGGGACGCACCTGGCATAAGTATGAACACAACCCCGTCCTACAGGACGCCACAGCCAAGGACTTTCGTGATCCCAAGGTCTTTTGGTATGAACCAGACAGTAAATGGGTGATGGTCTTGGCGGTGGGAGATCACCTTCGCTTCTATTCTTCCACCAATCTAACGGACTGGCAGTATCTTAGTAGCTTTTCCGCCGGCTCCCGGGAGGGAGTTTGGGAATGCCCCGACCTTTTCCCGCTGCCCATCGAAGGTACCAATCAGAGGAAGTGGGTGCTGGAGGTAGGCATCAACCCCGGTCATATTGCCGGCGGTTCCGGTGGCCAATACTTCATTGGCGAGTTCGACGGCAAGCACTTCATCAATGACAACCCACCGGAGACAGTTCTCTGGCTCGATTACGGCAAAGATCACTACGCCGGGACCTCGTGGTCTGACATACCGAAGGAAGATGGTCGGCGATTGTGGCTCGGCTGGATGAGCAATTGGCAGTATGCCAATCACATCCCCACCAAAGGATGGAGAAACGCCGCTACCCTTCCCCGGGAACTGACCCTAAGGAAGGGGCCCGAGGGCTTACGCCTTGTCCAACGTCCCGTTAGGGAATTGGAAAGCTGGCGCCAGCCCCTCTACACCGGGACCCATAAGGTCCTGACTCCCGGCTGTAATCCTCTGCAGCATCTAACAGCAAGGGCATATGAAATTCGAGCCGAATTCGAGCTGGATGCTGCCACAGAATTTGGCTTTCGCGTCAGACGATCCGGTGATGAGTTCACTGCCATCCGATATGACGTCCGGGGCAAGAAGTTAATCGTCGACCGAACCCATTCCGGCATAGTTGACTTCAGCCAAGACTTTCCCAATCTGTGCAGTGCGCCCCTGGCCCCGATTGCAGGCGTTATTCAGCTTCATATCCTTGTTGATTCCTGCTCCGTAGAAGTCTTTGGGAATGACGGCGCGCTCAGCATCACAGAGCTAATCTTCCCCGCACCCGATAGCACGGGAATGGAGGTCTACTGTCTCGGAGGACCGGTCAAGTTGCTTAACCTTGAGATCAACCGAATATCCGCAGACTAA
- a CDS encoding ABC transporter substrate-binding protein gives MLRELVQQGKLPPVEERLPENPVVVPVVEEIGQYGGTWNRAFLGLSDLAGVTRITYNPPLRRNIDGSEVLPNVFASWEVADEGRVFTFHLRKGMRWSDGAAYTADDILFWYEDIILNEELTPVIPSWFTIEGVPGILSKVDDYTVRVEFASPYGLFPQMLTQPNTIQMVSRPKHYLSQFHPRYAHEEELMQATRAAGLEAWYQLFNLKADPLKNPDEPTINAWKLISDPAKPPYIMERNPYYWKVDPEGNQLPYIDRVVQHYADNAEVINLMAVSGDIDMQLRHIQFLNYPLLMENSERSGYRVLMWPRGIGANPYIAFNLNYPDDPILRDIFLNEKFRQAASLAINRDEINELMFFGLGEPRQATVVAESVYYKPEFARAYADYNPDEANRLLDSIGLDKRDAQGYRLRPDGKRLQVLIEIPEGGWGPWIDIAELVKDYWEAVGISTDFKVLERSYWFTRADAGITQVTFWTMDYQLTPLVNPDKLLPRGDRREIAHDWNLWYDSGGTRGVKPTGVYLKAFELYDQAKSTPDEAEQIRLTQEILQLQSEYLWFIGTVGSDPALVVVKDYFRNVPEVAPEDYLLGSPGNTYPEQYFIKR, from the coding sequence ATGCTCAGGGAATTGGTCCAACAGGGGAAGTTGCCTCCCGTTGAGGAGCGGCTTCCGGAAAATCCAGTGGTTGTACCGGTAGTAGAGGAGATAGGGCAGTACGGAGGCACATGGAACCGTGCCTTCCTGGGGCTCAGTGACCTGGCAGGGGTCACCCGAATCACCTACAATCCGCCCCTGCGCAGAAATATCGATGGTTCTGAAGTTTTGCCGAATGTCTTTGCCAGTTGGGAGGTCGCCGACGAAGGGCGGGTATTCACTTTTCATCTGCGCAAAGGGATGCGTTGGTCCGACGGAGCTGCCTACACCGCCGATGACATCCTATTCTGGTATGAAGACATTATCTTGAACGAAGAGCTTACTCCGGTGATTCCGTCCTGGTTCACCATTGAAGGGGTACCGGGGATCCTAAGTAAGGTTGACGATTACACTGTTCGGGTTGAATTTGCCAGTCCCTATGGGCTCTTTCCGCAGATGCTGACCCAGCCAAACACAATTCAGATGGTTTCACGGCCCAAACACTACCTCAGTCAATTCCATCCTCGCTATGCTCATGAGGAGGAGCTGATGCAGGCAACTCGGGCCGCGGGCCTAGAGGCCTGGTATCAGTTGTTTAACCTTAAGGCTGACCCACTAAAGAATCCCGATGAGCCGACGATCAACGCCTGGAAGTTGATTTCTGATCCTGCTAAGCCTCCCTATATCATGGAGAGAAATCCCTACTACTGGAAGGTCGATCCCGAGGGAAATCAGCTGCCCTATATTGATCGCGTCGTGCAGCACTATGCCGATAACGCCGAAGTAATCAATTTAATGGCTGTTTCCGGCGATATCGATATGCAGCTGCGTCACATCCAGTTTCTCAATTATCCTTTGCTAATGGAAAACAGCGAGCGATCGGGATATCGAGTGTTAATGTGGCCTCGGGGGATCGGAGCCAATCCCTATATTGCCTTCAACCTGAACTATCCTGACGATCCGATTCTGCGGGACATATTCCTGAATGAAAAGTTTCGACAGGCGGCTTCCTTGGCGATTAATCGTGATGAAATCAACGAGCTGATGTTTTTTGGCCTGGGGGAGCCGAGACAGGCAACGGTAGTGGCAGAATCAGTCTACTACAAGCCAGAATTTGCTCGGGCCTATGCCGATTACAACCCCGACGAGGCCAATCGCCTACTGGACAGCATTGGCCTAGATAAAAGAGATGCCCAGGGATATCGCCTACGTCCCGACGGCAAGCGGTTGCAGGTGCTGATTGAAATTCCTGAGGGCGGATGGGGACCCTGGATTGACATCGCCGAGCTAGTCAAGGATTATTGGGAGGCGGTGGGAATCAGTACCGACTTTAAAGTACTGGAACGTTCCTACTGGTTTACCAGGGCTGACGCCGGCATCACACAGGTCACCTTTTGGACGATGGACTACCAGCTGACCCCTTTGGTCAACCCCGATAAACTCTTGCCCCGGGGAGACCGTAGGGAGATTGCCCACGATTGGAATCTGTGGTATGACAGCGGTGGAACTAGGGGTGTCAAACCAACGGGTGTCTACCTGAAAGCCTTTGAACTGTATGATCAGGCAAAGTCTACTCCCGATGAAGCCGAGCAGATTCGCCTAACGCAGGAGATCCTCCAGCTTCAAAGTGAATATTTGTGGTTTATCGGTACCGTGGGTTCCGACCCGGCGTTGGTTGTGGTAAAGGACTATTTCCGCAATGTGCCCGAGGTTGCGCCCGAGGACTACCTCTTAGGCAGTCCTGGAAACACCTACCCTGAGCAATACTTTATTAAGCGGTAG
- a CDS encoding ABC transporter substrate-binding protein: MLSVPTQAKTQVIVWGINPLQIGSGNQEMIDAFNASHRDIELVPQSTPGTAGYATQDVAKLLAAIASGNPPDVTWLDRFTAAQFASRDALMAIDQFIEIHNFDVSNYVDYTIDELRFDGQLWGLPWDTDTRPLYWNKDVFMDAGLDPELPPKTWDDLVAYSQKITRVDDEGKFERIGFIPAYGNSRLYLYGFANGAEILSEDGRTALVNAPEMVEALQFVADFYEMLGGAEKVNAYQSTFQGEANNPFLTGLVGMLINVNNATQSYARYKPDLDFGAALPPAPAGKPQITWSGGWSFAIPKGAKNAEAAFEVIRWLTTEGPKYKEQGAAAYTLERGSQYHIPFPYAYNPTNDYMIAEYVAPIDNEVIKNAVMAGLDAIEYSRARPVSPVGEVLYVELARALDRGIYGEMTPQQALDYANRVVQRELDRFWQRYDREN; encoded by the coding sequence ATGCTGTCGGTTCCAACTCAGGCAAAGACGCAAGTAATTGTTTGGGGTATCAATCCGCTGCAGATTGGTAGCGGAAACCAAGAAATGATCGATGCCTTTAACGCCAGTCATCGGGATATCGAATTAGTGCCGCAATCTACTCCCGGAACTGCCGGTTATGCTACCCAAGATGTAGCGAAATTGTTGGCGGCCATAGCCAGTGGTAACCCTCCCGATGTGACCTGGTTGGATCGCTTCACCGCGGCGCAGTTCGCCTCTCGGGATGCACTAATGGCCATCGATCAGTTTATCGAGATCCACAATTTCGATGTCAGCAATTATGTGGACTATACCATTGATGAGCTGCGTTTTGATGGCCAGCTGTGGGGACTGCCTTGGGATACCGATACACGGCCATTGTATTGGAATAAAGACGTATTTATGGACGCAGGACTGGACCCGGAGCTTCCTCCGAAGACCTGGGACGATCTTGTTGCCTACTCCCAGAAGATCACTCGAGTTGATGACGAAGGCAAATTCGAGAGGATAGGCTTTATCCCGGCATATGGTAATTCCCGGCTCTATCTATACGGGTTTGCCAATGGCGCTGAAATCTTGAGCGAAGACGGACGGACCGCTCTAGTGAATGCGCCAGAAATGGTGGAGGCACTGCAATTTGTGGCGGACTTCTATGAAATGCTCGGCGGTGCCGAGAAGGTAAATGCCTATCAGTCCACCTTTCAAGGCGAGGCCAACAATCCTTTTCTGACCGGGCTAGTGGGAATGCTGATCAATGTCAATAACGCAACTCAAAGTTACGCCAGATATAAGCCGGACTTGGATTTTGGGGCGGCCCTTCCGCCGGCTCCTGCGGGGAAACCTCAGATTACGTGGTCCGGGGGTTGGTCCTTCGCTATTCCTAAGGGTGCGAAGAACGCCGAGGCAGCCTTTGAGGTTATTCGTTGGTTGACCACTGAAGGACCAAAATACAAAGAGCAGGGGGCCGCGGCCTATACTCTAGAGCGGGGAAGCCAATACCACATCCCCTTCCCCTATGCTTATAACCCAACGAACGATTATATGATTGCTGAATATGTGGCACCGATAGACAACGAAGTTATCAAGAATGCAGTGATGGCTGGGTTGGATGCAATTGAGTATTCCCGGGCCCGTCCAGTGTCTCCCGTTGGAGAGGTCCTTTACGTCGAACTGGCCCGCGCCCTCGACCGAGGCATTTACGGCGAGATGACTCCACAACAGGCTCTAGACTATGCCAATCGTGTAGTTCAGAGAGAGCTTGACCGCTTCTGGCAGAGGTATGATCGGGAAAACTAA
- a CDS encoding CidA/LrgA family protein translates to MLRGFAILLGFQLLGEVLRSLIGWPLPGPVVGMVLLTIALDLKIVPLRAVEEASEMLLGNMGLLFVPVGVGLLAFGAVLKEGLLAIGISLVASTLLTLAVTGWVTQALQSRTQSKKKGVNQRWQF, encoded by the coding sequence TTGTTGAGGGGATTTGCTATTTTGCTGGGGTTTCAATTGTTGGGTGAGGTCTTGAGGAGCTTGATCGGCTGGCCCTTACCGGGACCGGTAGTAGGGATGGTCTTGCTAACCATTGCCCTGGACCTGAAGATTGTCCCCCTTAGGGCCGTGGAAGAGGCCAGTGAGATGCTGCTGGGGAACATGGGGCTTCTATTTGTTCCCGTTGGAGTTGGGTTATTGGCCTTTGGTGCTGTGCTGAAGGAGGGCCTCTTGGCAATTGGGATCAGCTTGGTGGCCAGTACCCTACTAACTCTAGCAGTTACCGGATGGGTGACCCAGGCTCTACAATCTAGAACACAATCCAAAAAGAAAGGAGTTAACCAAAGGTGGCAGTTCTAG
- a CDS encoding ABC transporter substrate-binding protein: MKRTVGLLLVVVALAALMLSVPIQAKTQVIVWGINPLQVGSGNKEMIDAFNASHPDIELVPQSTPGTGGYATQDVAKLLAAIASGNPPDVTWLDRFTAAQFASRGALMAIDQFIEIHNFDVSGYVDYTIDELRFDGQLWGLPWDTDTRPLYWNKDVFRDAGLDPEVPPKTWDELIAYTQKITRVDDEGKFERIGYIPGYGNTWLYLYAYANGAKVLSDDGRTSLVNAPEMVEALQFVVDFYEMLGGAEKVNAYQSTFQGEANNPFLTGLVGMLVTVNNATQTYARYKPDLDYGAALPPAPAGKPQTTWSGGWSYAIPKGAKNAEAAFEVIRWLTTEGPKPKERGAAAYTLERGSQYHIPFPYAYTPTNDYMIEEYVASIDNTVVREAVMGGLNAIEHSQARPVSPVGEVLWVELARANDRAIYGEMTPQQALDYAHRVVQRELDRFWQRYDQEN, translated from the coding sequence GTGAAAAGGACAGTGGGATTGTTACTTGTTGTCGTGGCCTTGGCGGCGCTAATGCTGTCGGTTCCGATTCAGGCAAAGACCCAAGTAATCGTTTGGGGTATTAATCCACTGCAGGTTGGTAGCGGAAACAAAGAAATGATTGATGCCTTTAACGCCAGCCATCCGGATATCGAATTAGTGCCGCAATCTACTCCCGGAACCGGTGGCTATGCTACTCAAGACGTAGCGAAACTGCTGGCTGCCATCGCCAGCGGCAATCCGCCCGATGTGACCTGGTTGGATCGCTTTACTGCGGCCCAGTTCGCCTCCCGAGGTGCACTGATGGCCATCGATCAGTTTATCGAGATCCACAATTTCGATGTCAGCGGTTACGTCGACTACACCATTGATGAGCTGCGTTTTGACGGCCAGCTCTGGGGATTGCCTTGGGATACCGATACACGGCCATTGTATTGGAACAAGGACGTGTTTAGAGACGCAGGACTAGATCCTGAGGTTCCTCCCAAGACCTGGGACGAACTGATTGCCTACACCCAGAAGATCACCCGGGTCGATGACGAGGGCAAGTTTGAACGTATCGGATACATTCCTGGTTATGGTAACACCTGGCTGTATCTCTATGCCTACGCCAACGGCGCCAAAGTTCTCAGTGACGATGGACGTACGTCCCTAGTGAACGCTCCGGAAATGGTGGAGGCACTGCAATTTGTGGTGGACTTCTATGAAATGCTTGGTGGCGCCGAGAAGGTTAATGCCTATCAATCCACCTTCCAAGGCGAAGCTAACAATCCCTTCTTGACTGGTTTGGTGGGCATGTTGGTCACCGTAAACAACGCGACGCAAACCTATGCCCGGTATAAGCCAGATCTCGACTATGGCGCAGCCCTGCCTCCGGCTCCGGCAGGAAAGCCCCAGACGACCTGGTCGGGAGGATGGTCCTACGCCATTCCCAAGGGTGCGAAGAACGCCGAGGCAGCCTTTGAGGTCATTCGCTGGCTGACCACCGAAGGACCGAAGCCCAAGGAGCGGGGAGCCGCGGCCTACACCTTGGAGCGGGGAAGCCAGTACCACATTCCCTTCCCCTATGCCTATACACCAACCAACGACTACATGATTGAAGAGTATGTAGCTTCCATCGACAACACCGTTGTCCGGGAGGCGGTCATGGGTGGCTTGAATGCCATTGAGCACTCCCAGGCCCGTCCAGTATCTCCCGTCGGCGAAGTGCTCTGGGTTGAGCTTGCTCGAGCCAACGACAGAGCCATTTACGGCGAGATGACTCCACAACAGGCTCTAGACTATGCCCACCGCGTAGTCCAAAGAGAACTTGATCGCTTCTGGCAGAGGTATGATCAAGAAAACTAG
- a CDS encoding LrgB family protein gives MAVLEEPVVLVAITIIVYYFFVELCRRVPNPIANPILLAILTLIAFVKLADIDLSVYQRSGTLLSFWLGPATVALAVPLYRHLPLILKHKATIGIGIVVGSSTAVLSAVGTAKLLKASSTVVAALVPKSVTTPIAIEISRMIGADPELAAGLVIATGILGAILGPQWLRICKVTSPFARGLAMGTASHAIGTARALQEGELQGSTSGLAIGLAGLYTALISPLIVWWLL, from the coding sequence GTGGCAGTTCTAGAAGAACCGGTTGTCTTAGTTGCCATTACGATTATCGTCTATTATTTTTTTGTGGAATTATGCCGCAGGGTGCCTAACCCCATTGCCAATCCAATTCTGCTGGCAATTCTGACGCTCATTGCCTTCGTGAAGCTGGCTGACATTGACCTGAGTGTCTATCAAAGGAGTGGCACACTCCTTAGCTTCTGGTTGGGGCCAGCCACGGTAGCTTTAGCGGTACCTCTCTATCGGCATCTTCCTTTGATCCTGAAACACAAGGCTACCATTGGCATCGGGATTGTAGTTGGCTCGTCTACGGCAGTGCTTTCCGCGGTTGGTACAGCCAAGCTGCTTAAGGCCAGTTCCACAGTCGTCGCGGCTTTGGTTCCGAAGTCTGTGACTACCCCCATCGCCATTGAGATTAGCCGTATGATCGGGGCTGATCCAGAATTAGCCGCTGGCCTAGTCATTGCTACGGGAATCTTAGGCGCAATCCTGGGACCGCAGTGGCTTCGAATCTGTAAGGTCACTTCACCCTTTGCTCGGGGGCTAGCCATGGGAACGGCATCCCATGCCATTGGCACTGCTCGAGCCCTGCAGGAGGGTGAACTCCAGGGCAGTACCTCGGGCTTGGCGATAGGACTGGCGGGACTCTACACCGCCCTAATCTCTCCTTTGATTGTCTGGTGGCTGCTTTAG
- a CDS encoding sugar ABC transporter permease produces the protein MIRRKRRNRLGRSEAIAGYLFASPWFIGFILFTAYPIVASIYYSFTEYSILSEPYWIGLENYIEMFNWDPAFWKSLGNTFYYVAFSVPIGIIIGLGIALILNADIKGIAVYRTMYYMPSIVPIVASSILWSWMFNPNYGLLTLAVEALGLKAPAWLGDPRWAKPSLIIMSLWGAGGGMIIYLAGLKNIPKTYYEAAELDGAGVWTRFWRITLPLLSPTLFFQLVTGIIGSFQVFTQAFIMTSGGPNDATLFYVLHLYRNAFQFWRMGYASGMAWVLFVIIMIFTLINLIGSRHWVHYEQA, from the coding sequence ATGATTAGGCGAAAAAGGCGAAATCGATTGGGACGCAGCGAAGCTATAGCTGGGTATTTATTTGCCTCACCTTGGTTCATCGGTTTTATTCTGTTTACAGCCTATCCCATTGTGGCTTCAATCTACTATAGTTTTACGGAATACAGTATTCTCTCGGAGCCCTATTGGATTGGTCTGGAAAACTATATTGAGATGTTCAATTGGGATCCGGCCTTTTGGAAGTCGCTGGGAAACACCTTCTACTATGTAGCCTTCAGTGTGCCCATTGGAATTATCATCGGACTAGGGATAGCTCTCATCCTGAACGCAGATATCAAGGGGATTGCGGTCTATCGGACAATGTACTACATGCCATCGATTGTACCGATTGTGGCTAGCTCGATTCTGTGGTCATGGATGTTTAATCCCAATTACGGGTTGCTGACCCTTGCCGTTGAGGCCTTGGGCTTGAAGGCACCGGCCTGGTTAGGGGATCCCCGCTGGGCGAAGCCTTCACTGATCATCATGTCCCTGTGGGGAGCCGGTGGCGGAATGATTATCTACTTGGCCGGTCTAAAGAATATCCCTAAAACCTACTATGAGGCTGCAGAACTAGATGGAGCCGGTGTCTGGACGAGATTTTGGCGTATCACCTTGCCACTGCTTTCACCTACACTTTTCTTCCAGTTGGTTACCGGGATAATCGGATCCTTTCAAGTGTTTACCCAAGCCTTTATCATGACCAGCGGAGGACCCAACGACGCAACACTCTTCTATGTATTACATCTGTATCGCAATGCCTTCCAGTTTTGGCGCATGGGGTATGCATCGGGTATGGCCTGGGTCCTATTTGTCATAATCATGATTTTCACTCTGATCAATCTCATTGGTTCGAGACATTGGGTGCACTATGAACAAGCTTGA